GTCAACTATCGAGGCCTCAACCGCAATGGGGAGCACCTCACCATTACGAACCACCAACGATACGGCGGGAAGAAAATGGGAAAAGTTATTTGGAGCTTGGCTCGAGTTACCGGGCGAACGAGAGGTGCTGCGAAGGCTCGAGGTCGAGCTGGTGCCGACGAGGTAGAGCCTGTTACAGACAAAGGCGATTGGCCGTTCTGAATATCTCTATGTGCAAACTGGCGAGGTATCGTCAGTTTCCAGATCCCAGCCTTCATCGATCGGTTCTCATCTGCAATACATTGAGGCACTTGGAACGCGAAATGGAGAGGGACAGAAGTCCACCGCCTATGGAGCCGGTTATACCGGCCCCGATTGCTCAACTTCAACCTCCTGAGCAGGGTAGGTTAACTCCATTCCCAATGCCGCCAACGTCTTCGAACGAAACCGACGCCGATTCTGGTATCGGTGACAGCGACGATAGTCGTTCGATCAACTGGGGGAGCGTGTTATCTCTCTCGAGTCAGTCGCCTTTGGATCCACTGAATAACAACGAGTTACTAGACGTAGATATTGGCCCGGACCTAGACCTAGATTTCATGCCTGGATGGAAGTTGACACCCCTGTCTGCGGACGATATTCTGAGGAGTACGACGGCACAGGAGCAACAACATCAGCAACACCAACAACACCATCAGCATCAACAACAGCACCTAACGTCAGCTAGTGGTAGCTGTGCCAGCAGCAACGTGGGCGGTGTCTGCGTCAGTACTGGCAGTACCAGCAGTACGCACGAGTCGTTAATGTGTGTTGGATCATAGCCCCCGATTTTGACATCGTTGAGTCATCTCATCGATTTTTATCCGCTAATGCCGCAAAGCAAATAAAGCGCATCACCTCGATTCGTAGGGCCGGGATGCAGAGACGATCGCGACGTGTAGTCGCCCCCCTCTCGAGTGCGCAACGCCTGGTTGGCGATTCAACACGGGAggtcttctttttcttatttgttaccgTTTCTGTCAATTACGCACCGATCGATTACCCACCATGGCTCTGCTCCCTGAGGGAGAGGGGTACGCGTCGAGTACGCTGGTACTCGTAGGTGCAGTCGGTACACGGGATTCGTGGGACATTGGAAAACGATTtcgaattgaaagaaaaaagcaaATAAAGAGGTGATTACAATTTTCATACCGTACGAGTACCCGAGCTCGCGTTGTTTCAAAGATATCTGTTGATAATATATGTTACGTTTCGTAATTTCATCTAATGTAATTATTCGATTTTATCAAACgtattagaatttatttttaactgtttATGTTTTTTGCATATTGTATATTTGTATTATTCGTTTGAAAAACATtcaaagatttatattttttatttaacgcgCAACATGAGTTCTGGTACTCCTTCGGATCATCAACGACCACCTCGAGCGAATAGAAGCATATTACATCGAAACGATCTGTTTTTGCAGCTGCACCTGCGAATTCAGCGGCACTCGTATGAGTTCCCGAGTGGCTCGAAATGTCGCCACCGGCACGTCAGACAGGgagggagggagagagagagagagagagagagagagagagagaatgagaaTAAAAGCGAGAGAGCGAAAGGGAGAAAGTAAAAAGTCTCAGAGCTTTCAACGTTCACGCCCCCGAGCCGGCGATACGGTAGACGAGTACAGAATGTAGCCTACTACTCTTCAAGTTTTTCCAAACAAcaacgaaaatgaaaatgtcTGATTTACGTGTTATATTAGAGGAGAAAAGCGCCATCGTTCCTTCTGGCTTTCATTCGCGAATCACTAGTGTATCGAATAGACGAATGGTATCGCTTGCCTAGCCGGCTGGCGTTGAGAACTCTTCGGCGATGTCTCGACGTTGTTCGCCACAACTAATCGAAATGTGGGAGTTTCCATCGATCGATGTTTTCCCTGTGGATTAGAAAGACACTAACCAGGCGACGATCAATTAATACCATACGCTTTTCACACACTCATGGTTCACACTTACCACACATAAGACGTAACCGCCGTGGcctatattatatacatacatacgtacacAGAAAAACAGACACACACGCCGACTATACGTACACATGAATACATCTACAGATTTCGTACATAAAAAAGTCGATATGGTGCTAGGACGATTACACCCTGGTGCTTAAGTCTGTATACACAGAGCCATGCGCGTAAATTCGCACGGATTGCCCGCAGTCTTCGTCGAGGAGTCTAGATACGTCCTGACATCGTGAACAAGACACGCTGCTGATCGAACATATTTCCATCGAGGTGTTCGTTACCGAACAGTTAAGAGCATGCTCGTTCCTGGAtactaaaaatgaatttaaacaagTTAGCGGATGGAAATACGTTCGAAGAAATGCACTCGGTGTTCTAGCCCACGATGCTAACAAATGTACCTGCATTTTAGAGATCGGGATAACGTCGATCCCTTCGGATCGTCGCACGTCGGCCATTCTGCGCCACTGATCTCTCGTTAAATGTACTATATACTGTTGTACCGTGGAGTCCTCCGCAGGATATAGTCAACGCAAAGTACAAATGACACAACACAATTATTACAACACTTTATTTACAAGTATGTACAATTTTTAGAGTCTCTACGAAAAGAAAGGCAACCGTCCTGAACATCTATCAGGGAGAGACCTACATTCGTTTCTTCATTTCATTCTAAAGACTCTGTTCCAATTAAACTTCAGTCTTTGGCGGCCATCTTAAGTACTTGACCATTAACCTTAACTACGATTTTCCCTTCCTATTGACAAATTCTTTTACCTTCATTTCTCTTTTTGtagtttctttaatttcaattctGAGTTATTTGGCATCAACCACATAGTAAAGACGGTTCTTGTGCCTTTGACGGCGCCAGCTGTACGGTTCTCCTCTTCTACCAACATGGCGGTCCAGTACCATGGCACCTTGTTAGTTACAAAAATATAGATAGACCAATGCACAGGGACGTTTAAAAGTATTCAAGATTCCTTTGATCACTTGTAAACGAGCTAAGGTCCACCCCCACCTTGTTTTTACGAGGATGGTTGGAAAGGAGAACCCTCACAATTTACGCCAACACACGATTCACCGTTGCTTTATTATTGTCAAAAATGTCCGCAACTAAGTTTTAGTATGCACCAAACTCCGTCCCTTATCACATTGGTACCAAACcgtttttttattcattttcaaaactACACTAAACTAAGGCCTACACTCTAGAGTCTAGACTAAATCCTGTCGTATTTACGATACTACAGTGTTGTATAAAATAGAATGGCCGACGTGCAGAGAACGAAGGCGATCGTTTACTCGGAGTCTGTAACGGAGAGATAGTTCAAACTCGACGAGACCTACTTCGCGAAGAGGAAACGGCGATCCGCGCGTGATCTCGTCCTCAACGTCCACTAATCGAACCCAACAGAGCAGCTATACTTAAATGGAGGTTAAGCGTTTTAAGCAAATCTAACGAAgcgatataataatttataaattgactGATTACTTATGCGAGAAAACAAGTGAATACCTACCGGTAATATAACACATACAGGTGCATGAACGAAGCGTTTTTTGGTTAAAGAAACATCGTTGTTTTCTTGCATGGTATACCAACGAAAGAGCGTGAACGCGAAAAAGCACATGGAACGCACGAGGCACCCTCAACGCACgctagattgtttaaaataattcgtCCATCGCGTTGACGCGGCTCGCGCCTTCCGTTTTGTTCTTCGCGGTCGCAACGCTACCTCATTCGGTTCCAAGTTCGCGACACGAAAGGCGGGCGACCTACCTTGTGTTTCTTCCGATGCACGCCAGCTCGTTGAACAATCTCGAACGAACACGATAAAAAATAGCAACGATCAGCGCGTATGCTGTATCTGTCTAAGTCTAGTGTATCGAAGCGCGTCgatacgaaaaaagaaaaagaatagggCGTGTAAGTGAAGGTAGAAGAAAAATACTCATGTACGCTCGATGGCGAATCGATCGAGCCGTTTATCAAAGTGGAATTACCAAGTATTGCGAACAAGGTGTAAcgacacacacatatatatatatacacacacacacacacacacacacacacacatacgcgTGCGCGCGCGTTCCCTCGAGGGGAATGAAACCTTGAgggtttagaaaaataatttcgtaCTTTTTACACGGACGTACCTTAGCCGCGTTAAAACGCATTTCGTATAAAGTAGGGTACCGGACGCGTAGTACCTGGCAAATTGGGATTCGGAGATGGCGAGTAGAGGAGAAATGGCGCGAGTTCGTCGAGGATCACGTGGTGATGCTGCTTGGGATCTCAACCGTGCGAGAGAACGACACGAAGATAAAAATCAGGCGTATGCTTCGACATCATCGCGCCGTCGCGCgtcattaattaattgtattCGAAATGAAAGGGTGTGTAACGAACACTTCGGGGACTACGATGTaacaagcaaaaaaaaaaaaaaaaagaaaaattcgaagGATACCTTGTAAATAGTATAAATAGCGCAAGTGCAGAAGTACGTTTAAGCGGAAATAAAAGATGATATAATAGGTATAATGTgaagaaaatatacatataagatattattatatattatatataaacaagaagtatatatataagattattatatatatttaccgTGTTAAGTGATACGCAAAGCTGGTGATGGGGACTCGGTTAATCTCCTCAACGTTCCGATAATGTCACTGCGATCTACGGGTGGCCTATGCAACGGGTGCAATCTATTCACTGACGAATTAGCTTTCGACAGAAATCGCAGCTCCGGCGAGGATGTCTTATCCGAATGCAACAACAATTGACCATTCTCTTTTATATTCGTTTTCCAAGCAGCTCTTCCAGGACGTTTTCAAGCGTTCGCGGATTCCGTCGTAGTCTTTTGAAATTTCCTGATATTAGAATGGTCAATTGTTGGAAAGCAAAGGAAGAATTCGACAGCCTCGACAATGGTTGCGTTTCGTAACTCCTTACGGGACAGAAATTTTTTAACAGAAATGTTTTATACACCCAATAatgttattttcttattttattcgcTGATCAATTATATTGTCCTCGATGAAGAGTTAATCGAACAGACTGGCGCGAACACGTACGATTAAGTTCCTATTACACGATGTCGAGCCGAGAATTATTTAACAATCcggacgaaaagaaaaaagaatgcaaCGACAATTCCGGAATGGGCCACTCTTGCGAACGCAACCCACCGTCCTCGTAtacttttctcatttttctacGACTATTAATTACCATCGTTATCtcgtattaatattattattacgttTTTCTAGGACGCCTACGGGTGACGCGCGAAAACGACGGTCTCTTTCTTTTCACGAACGAAAGAACGAGGCCGTGTAACGTCGCCCGGGGTAGAGAGGTTGTCCGAAAAACAA
The sequence above is a segment of the Osmia lignaria lignaria isolate PbOS001 chromosome 12, iyOsmLign1, whole genome shotgun sequence genome. Coding sequences within it:
- the tara gene encoding SERTA domain-containing protein 2 taranis, with the translated sequence MWCDVGQSCAMMGLQATAGKRKLEGGVGCMEFDMDMGESPSKLGRVEGSWWAMEDSYTPPLSQTSTSYYDMEVNSPCLQTNPCQPTSTSPQQQQQQQQQQQQQQQQQQQQQQQQQQQQQQQQQQQQQQQQQQQQQQQQQQQQQQHQASQQQQQQQQQQQQQQQQQQQQQQQQQQQQQQSSTPTSAPPSSTVAHLHHHPQHYYHHQRGPSSPVGNNGYSQLSRPQPQWGAPHHYEPPTIRREENGKSYLELGSSYRANERCCEGSRSSWCRRGRACYRQRRLAVLNISMCKLARYRQFPDPSLHRSVLICNTLRHLEREMERDRSPPPMEPVIPAPIAQLQPPEQGRLTPFPMPPTSSNETDADSGIGDSDDSRSINWGSVLSLSSQSPLDPLNNNELLDVDIGPDLDLDFMPGWKLTPLSADDILRSTTAQEQQHQQHQQHHQHQQQHLTSASGSCASSNVGGVCVSTGSTSSTHESLMCVGS